Proteins co-encoded in one Haloarcula pelagica genomic window:
- a CDS encoding glycoside hydrolase family 13 protein codes for MTTQTETDRTWWKEAVVYQIYPRSFLDTTGDGVGDLQGVAERVDYLDELGVDVVWLCPVYESPQADMGYDVSDYRAIDSLFGTMADWEDLRDTLHDRDIRLVMDQVVNHTSDEHDWFQASRSSADDSKRDWYHWHPGQAVSEAESPTDGTDSPGPPDRVPPNNWESFMGGSAWEWDDRTEAYYLHTYHTKQPDLNWANPDVREAIYEMLRWWLEKGIDGFRLDVVNHLSKPEGYPDGSTDYDWVGTDQFLNGPRIHEYCRELSAEVLSEYDAMTIGEMPGIDPDQAASYSADGLDMTFQFEHMSLDYGADGRWDRSEWALTDLKAVVSKWQRELQGEAWNALYLGNHDQARIVSRFGDDGEYREESAKLLATFLLTLRGTPHVYQGDEIGMTNADFASLAETRDPDTINHVSALMAERDEPYEAFRELVNARSRDNARTPVQWDDSDHAGFTDGDPWIGVTDNYTEINVDSARRDPGSVWAHYRELLELRADTDALVYGEYELLLPDDPNLYVYRRTLGEKRLLVVLNWSSERVPFTVPDVVSVDDASLLISNYGETPPTPADLTLSPYEACVYDLG; via the coding sequence ATGACAACACAGACCGAGACCGACCGGACGTGGTGGAAAGAGGCAGTCGTCTACCAGATCTATCCCCGCAGCTTTCTGGATACGACAGGCGACGGCGTGGGCGACCTCCAGGGGGTCGCCGAACGCGTCGACTACCTGGACGAACTGGGCGTCGACGTGGTGTGGCTCTGTCCCGTCTACGAGTCGCCACAGGCGGACATGGGCTACGATGTCAGCGACTACCGGGCGATCGACAGCCTGTTCGGCACGATGGCCGACTGGGAGGACCTGCGTGACACACTCCACGACCGGGACATCAGACTCGTCATGGACCAGGTCGTCAACCACACCAGCGACGAACACGACTGGTTCCAGGCCTCGCGCTCCTCGGCCGACGATTCCAAGCGGGACTGGTATCACTGGCACCCCGGCCAGGCGGTGAGCGAAGCCGAGAGTCCCACCGACGGGACAGACAGTCCTGGGCCGCCCGACCGCGTCCCGCCGAACAACTGGGAGTCGTTCATGGGTGGCTCGGCCTGGGAGTGGGACGACCGGACCGAGGCGTACTACCTCCACACGTATCACACGAAACAGCCGGACCTGAACTGGGCGAACCCCGATGTCAGGGAGGCGATCTACGAGATGTTGCGCTGGTGGCTGGAGAAGGGGATCGACGGTTTCCGGCTGGACGTGGTCAACCATCTCTCGAAGCCCGAAGGGTACCCCGACGGCAGCACCGACTACGACTGGGTCGGCACCGATCAGTTCCTCAACGGGCCACGGATCCACGAGTACTGCCGGGAACTGTCCGCGGAAGTCCTCTCGGAGTACGACGCCATGACCATCGGGGAGATGCCGGGGATCGATCCCGACCAGGCGGCGAGCTACTCCGCGGACGGCCTGGACATGACCTTCCAGTTCGAACACATGTCACTGGACTACGGCGCCGACGGCCGCTGGGACCGCAGCGAGTGGGCGCTCACGGACCTGAAGGCCGTCGTCTCGAAGTGGCAGCGGGAGCTCCAGGGCGAGGCCTGGAACGCCCTGTACCTGGGGAATCACGATCAGGCGCGGATCGTCTCCCGCTTCGGGGACGACGGCGAGTACCGCGAGGAGTCGGCGAAACTGCTCGCCACCTTCCTGTTGACGCTCCGTGGTACCCCACACGTCTACCAGGGCGACGAGATCGGGATGACCAACGCGGACTTCGCGTCCCTGGCCGAGACCCGCGACCCGGACACGATCAATCACGTCTCGGCGCTGATGGCCGAACGGGACGAACCCTACGAGGCGTTTCGCGAGCTGGTCAACGCCCGGTCGCGGGACAACGCGCGGACACCGGTCCAGTGGGACGACAGCGATCACGCCGGCTTCACCGACGGCGACCCCTGGATCGGCGTCACCGACAACTACACCGAGATCAACGTCGACAGCGCCCGCCGGGACCCGGGATCGGTCTGGGCGCACTACCGGGAGCTGCTGGAACTCAGAGCCGACACCGACGCGCTCGTCTACGGCGAGTACGAACTGTTGCTTCCCGACGACCCGAACCTATACGTCTATCGGCGGACGCTCGGCGAGAAGCGGCTCCTCGTCGTCCTGAACTGGTCGAGCGAGCGCGTCCCCTTCACGGTGCCCGACGTGGTGTCGGTCGACGACGCGTCGCTGTTGATCTCGAACTACGGGGAGACGCCACCGACCCCTGCCGACCTGACACTCAGTCCCTACGAAGCCTGTGTGTACGACCTGGGCTGA
- a CDS encoding S1C family serine protease has translation MEFDSPSRRKFLGALGAVAAGVAGCQSPGSTDPDPELGSGGTNAQSTPAGGNAVTEAYRAAADAVASIRVSADGRGSQGSGFLIDDRHLVTNEHVVAGGTAYHARFQDTGWREVSLIGADVYSDLAVLRIDEPPAGTAPLSFVDGDPPVGTQVVAIGNPFGLAGSVSAGIVSGVDRTLESANNFSIADTVQTDAAVNPGNSGGPLVTLDGDVVGVISAGGGDNVAFAVSAALTQRVVPALVDGGEYDHSYMGVVLQDVTPRLAAAGSIDPAAGVYIDRVVQGGPSDGVLQGSDRRVVESGVEVGVGGDVIRRLNGTRTPTRQALSTFLALETSPGDTIDVTLDRDGQRRTVQLPLGTRPDP, from the coding sequence ATGGAGTTCGATTCGCCGTCTCGTAGGAAGTTTCTCGGGGCGCTGGGGGCTGTGGCGGCCGGTGTCGCCGGCTGTCAGTCCCCGGGAAGCACGGACCCCGACCCGGAGCTCGGTTCCGGGGGAACGAACGCTCAGTCGACCCCGGCCGGCGGGAACGCCGTCACCGAGGCTTACCGGGCGGCCGCCGACGCGGTCGCCTCGATCAGGGTGTCCGCCGACGGCCGAGGATCACAGGGCAGCGGGTTCCTCATCGACGACCGGCACCTGGTCACCAACGAGCACGTCGTCGCCGGCGGGACAGCCTACCACGCCCGGTTCCAGGACACCGGCTGGCGGGAAGTCTCGCTGATCGGGGCAGATGTCTACAGCGACCTCGCGGTCCTCCGGATCGACGAGCCACCGGCCGGGACCGCCCCGCTGTCGTTCGTCGACGGCGACCCACCGGTCGGGACCCAGGTGGTCGCCATCGGCAACCCGTTCGGGCTCGCCGGGTCGGTCTCGGCCGGGATCGTCAGCGGCGTCGACCGGACCTTAGAGAGCGCGAACAACTTCTCGATCGCCGACACAGTCCAGACCGACGCCGCGGTCAACCCCGGCAACAGCGGCGGGCCGCTGGTCACGCTCGACGGTGACGTGGTCGGCGTCATCAGCGCCGGCGGCGGCGACAACGTCGCCTTCGCCGTCTCGGCCGCGCTGACACAGCGGGTCGTCCCGGCGCTCGTCGACGGCGGCGAGTACGACCATTCGTACATGGGCGTCGTCCTCCAGGACGTGACACCCAGGCTCGCCGCGGCCGGTTCCATCGACCCCGCGGCGGGGGTCTACATCGACCGGGTCGTCCAGGGCGGTCCCTCCGACGGCGTGTTACAGGGGAGCGACCGGCGTGTCGTGGAGTCCGGCGTCGAGGTCGGCGTCGGCGGCGACGTGATCAGGCGGCTGAACGGGACCCGAACACCGACCCGGCAGGCGCTGTCGACCTTTCTGGCTCTGGAGACGAGTCCCGGCGACACGATCGATGTCACGCTCGACCGGGACGGCCAGCGGCGGACGGTCCAGTTGCCGCTCGGTACCCGGCCCGACCCCTGA
- a CDS encoding M24 family metallopeptidase, producing the protein MSLTDRLDAYLDDEGLEAVWFARPNSFAWLTGGGDNVVDRGGDVGVAAAGYDGDEIQVVTDNIEAPRLRDEELADGTPIETFDWHARGLAEVVESVSPTPAAADFAVEGFDSVDAAALRQPLTDDQIDTYRALGADVAGAVESVGRSIEPDDTELDVTAALRRELEAGGIATPVVLVGGGERAQSYRHYTPKDEPLGGYALLSVTASRAGLHTSCTRTVAFDAPDWLGERTEAAMRVEATALAATREVGREGGTAADVFDAIRDAYDAVGWDGEWRNHHQGGAAGFAGREWIATPSSDAPVVLPQGYAWNPTVQGAKSEDTHLVTDDGVETLSTTGEWPTRTVDAVGNGLELPRHDVLDR; encoded by the coding sequence ATGTCACTCACCGACCGACTGGACGCGTATCTCGACGACGAGGGGCTGGAAGCGGTCTGGTTCGCGCGGCCGAACTCCTTCGCGTGGCTGACCGGGGGCGGGGACAACGTGGTCGACCGGGGCGGCGACGTTGGCGTCGCCGCGGCCGGCTACGACGGCGACGAGATCCAGGTCGTCACGGACAACATCGAGGCGCCCCGCCTGCGCGACGAGGAACTGGCCGACGGGACCCCCATCGAGACCTTCGACTGGCACGCCCGCGGGCTGGCGGAGGTCGTCGAATCGGTCAGCCCGACACCGGCGGCAGCCGACTTCGCGGTCGAGGGGTTCGACAGTGTCGACGCGGCGGCGCTCCGGCAGCCACTGACCGACGACCAGATCGACACCTACCGTGCGCTGGGCGCCGACGTGGCCGGCGCGGTCGAGTCCGTCGGCCGCAGTATCGAGCCCGACGACACCGAACTGGACGTGACCGCCGCCCTCCGGCGGGAACTCGAAGCGGGGGGGATCGCCACGCCGGTCGTCCTCGTCGGCGGCGGCGAGCGCGCCCAGTCGTACCGCCACTACACGCCGAAAGACGAACCGCTGGGCGGGTACGCCCTGCTGTCGGTGACCGCCTCGCGGGCGGGACTGCACACGAGCTGTACCCGGACGGTCGCGTTCGACGCGCCGGACTGGCTCGGCGAGCGAACCGAGGCCGCGATGCGCGTCGAGGCGACGGCGCTGGCCGCCACGCGCGAGGTGGGCCGCGAGGGCGGTACGGCGGCCGATGTCTTCGACGCGATCCGGGACGCCTACGACGCCGTCGGCTGGGACGGCGAGTGGCGCAACCACCACCAGGGCGGCGCCGCCGGCTTCGCTGGCCGGGAGTGGATCGCCACGCCGTCGAGCGACGCCCCGGTCGTCCTCCCGCAGGGGTACGCCTGGAACCCGACCGTCCAGGGGGCAAAGAGCGAGGACACGCACCTGGTCACCGACGACGGTGTGGAGACGCTGTCGACGACCGGCGAGTGGCCGACGCGGACCGTCGACGCGGTGGGGAACGGTCTCGAACTGCCGCGCCACGACGTGCTCGACCGCTGA
- a CDS encoding aldehyde dehydrogenase family protein yields the protein MTDPTLPLVSGGERETRRTRTLTGIGGDLRTVAQAPRVRVHDAVETARESGFDALGTTPVRELLDRLADAGRRFAGHGPPDDLAPVADYAERVARASGLPVGWVRTSVHWLARGLRHAAEGLRAQSPTGDLGVYDDPAYVRERDVGLAFAPRIRVLGGVMPANDPAVYAWPALAVAMKLPVVLRPSRRDPFTAVRLARALLAAGVPESAVHVLPGDRSVGETVTARSDHALVFGGSDVTARYRDDPTVETYGPGRSVAVLARQPTDRELDTLARGITRAGGRTCFNLTRIVAVEDCDADTLAAALAERVVAATDGPATDPATDVPSFPDPDRARRIDELAEGAGQDVTAVLRSGPRLREHGDHTRLGPTVVRSDEFVEELPFQFAGVTERSQSSPTELLRALDSAYLGVAVGDDYEAAMARSPRVRKVYGGGYPATVDLRETHETFLAEFCYETTTYDPS from the coding sequence ATGACCGACCCGACGCTCCCGCTCGTCTCCGGTGGCGAGCGCGAGACGCGGCGGACGCGGACGCTGACCGGTATCGGCGGCGACCTGAGGACGGTCGCACAGGCCCCGCGAGTCCGGGTCCACGACGCGGTCGAGACCGCCCGGGAGTCGGGCTTCGACGCGCTCGGGACGACGCCGGTCCGGGAACTGCTCGACCGGCTGGCCGACGCCGGTCGCCGGTTCGCCGGCCACGGGCCGCCCGACGATCTGGCCCCGGTCGCGGACTACGCGGAGCGGGTCGCCCGGGCGAGCGGCCTCCCGGTCGGCTGGGTGCGGACGAGCGTCCACTGGCTCGCTCGCGGCCTGCGCCACGCCGCCGAGGGCCTCCGAGCGCAGTCGCCGACCGGGGACCTCGGGGTGTACGACGATCCTGCATACGTCCGCGAGCGGGACGTGGGGCTGGCGTTCGCGCCCCGGATTCGCGTACTTGGCGGCGTCATGCCGGCCAACGACCCGGCGGTGTACGCCTGGCCGGCCCTCGCCGTGGCGATGAAGCTCCCGGTCGTCCTCCGGCCGTCCCGGCGGGACCCGTTCACCGCCGTTCGCCTCGCCCGGGCGCTGCTGGCCGCAGGCGTCCCCGAGTCGGCCGTCCACGTCCTGCCGGGCGACCGCTCGGTCGGCGAGACGGTCACCGCGCGGTCCGACCACGCGCTCGTGTTCGGCGGCAGCGACGTGACGGCACGGTACCGCGACGACCCGACCGTCGAGACGTACGGTCCGGGCCGGTCGGTCGCCGTCCTCGCTCGCCAGCCCACCGACCGGGAACTGGACACCCTCGCCCGCGGGATCACGCGGGCCGGTGGCCGGACCTGTTTCAACCTCACCCGGATCGTCGCAGTCGAGGACTGTGACGCCGACACACTCGCGGCTGCCCTCGCCGAGCGTGTCGTCGCCGCGACGGACGGCCCGGCCACCGACCCCGCGACCGATGTCCCGTCGTTCCCCGACCCCGACCGGGCGCGACGGATCGACGAGCTAGCTGAGGGGGCGGGCCAGGACGTGACCGCAGTGCTTCGATCGGGTCCCCGCCTCCGTGAGCACGGCGACCACACGCGCCTCGGCCCGACCGTCGTCCGGAGCGACGAGTTCGTCGAGGAACTCCCCTTCCAGTTCGCCGGCGTCACGGAACGGTCGCAGTCGTCGCCGACGGAACTACTCCGGGCGCTCGACAGTGCGTATCTGGGTGTCGCCGTCGGCGACGACTACGAGGCGGCGATGGCCCGCTCGCCACGCGTCCGGAAGGTCTACGGGGGCGGCTACCCGGCGACTGTCGACCTCCGAGAGACTCACGAGACGTTCCTGGCCGAGTTCTGCTACGAGACCACCACGTACGACCCATCCTGA
- a CDS encoding glycoside hydrolase family 13 protein has translation MNTSAQLLDRTGEDRTWWKEAVVYQIYPKSFNDSDGDGVGDLQGIIERVDHLDALGVDVVWLSPVYESPHADNGYDISDYRSIDDRFGDMSDWEELRDELHDRDIKLVMDLVVNHTSDEHDWFEQSRRREDGYEDYYHWHDPADDGGPPNNWESFFGGDTWSWDDEREQYYLHLFDEKQPDLNWENPQVREDVYEMMRWWLDRGVDGFRMDVVNLISKTQGLPNGEEGDWQTGVEHFMNGPRVHEFLQEMDDEVLSDYDVMTVGEMPGVDVEQAKQYTGEDGDGLGMVFTFEHMNLDYDGGRWDPHDGYEAWGLRDLKAYVERWQTGLAEDGWNSNYLGNHDQPRIVSRFGNDGEYREESAKLLATFLLTLRGTPYIYQGDEIGMTNVDWESLEEVVDVDTINHVELLLAEHDFEDYQELRGFVNARSRDNARTPVQWDDSDHAGFTDGDPWLKVNDNHTEINVADDRAAEDSVFEHYQRLIDLRHERDVFVYGEFEMCLPDHEHVFAFTQSLEGERVLVVLNFSDEARTVELGETDGRLLVSNYDDPATALPSLTLAPFEASVFDVSADR, from the coding sequence ATGAACACAAGCGCACAGCTCCTCGATCGAACGGGCGAAGACCGGACCTGGTGGAAGGAAGCGGTCGTCTACCAGATCTATCCCAAGAGTTTCAACGACAGCGACGGCGACGGCGTCGGTGACCTCCAGGGGATCATCGAGCGGGTCGACCATCTAGACGCGCTGGGCGTCGACGTGGTGTGGCTCTCGCCGGTCTACGAGTCGCCACACGCCGACAACGGCTACGACATCAGCGACTACCGGTCGATCGACGACCGCTTTGGCGACATGAGCGACTGGGAGGAACTGCGCGACGAACTCCACGATCGGGACATCAAACTCGTGATGGACCTGGTCGTCAACCACACCAGCGACGAACACGACTGGTTCGAGCAGTCCCGGCGCCGCGAGGACGGCTACGAGGACTACTACCACTGGCACGACCCCGCCGACGACGGCGGCCCGCCGAACAACTGGGAGTCCTTCTTCGGCGGCGACACGTGGTCCTGGGACGACGAGCGCGAGCAGTACTACCTGCACCTCTTCGACGAGAAACAGCCCGACCTCAACTGGGAGAACCCACAGGTCCGCGAGGATGTCTACGAGATGATGCGGTGGTGGCTCGACCGTGGCGTCGACGGCTTCCGCATGGACGTGGTCAACCTCATCTCGAAGACCCAGGGTCTCCCGAACGGCGAGGAGGGTGACTGGCAGACAGGGGTCGAACACTTCATGAACGGCCCGCGGGTCCACGAGTTCCTCCAGGAGATGGACGACGAGGTGCTGTCCGACTACGACGTGATGACCGTCGGCGAGATGCCCGGCGTCGATGTCGAACAGGCCAAACAGTACACCGGCGAGGACGGCGACGGCCTCGGGATGGTGTTCACCTTCGAGCACATGAACCTCGACTACGACGGCGGCCGGTGGGACCCACACGACGGCTACGAGGCGTGGGGGCTGCGCGACCTGAAAGCGTACGTCGAGCGGTGGCAGACCGGCCTCGCCGAAGACGGCTGGAACAGCAACTATCTGGGCAACCACGACCAGCCCCGCATCGTCTCCCGCTTCGGGAACGACGGCGAGTACCGCGAGGAGTCGGCGAAACTGCTCGCGACCTTCCTGCTGACGCTCCGTGGCACCCCCTACATCTACCAGGGCGACGAGATCGGGATGACAAACGTCGACTGGGAGAGCTTAGAGGAGGTCGTCGACGTGGACACGATCAACCACGTCGAACTGCTGCTTGCGGAACACGACTTCGAGGACTACCAGGAACTGCGCGGGTTCGTCAACGCCCGGTCACGGGACAACGCGCGGACGCCGGTCCAGTGGGACGACAGCGACCACGCCGGCTTCACCGACGGCGACCCCTGGCTCAAGGTCAACGACAACCACACCGAGATCAACGTCGCCGACGACCGGGCCGCCGAGGACTCCGTCTTCGAGCACTACCAGCGGCTCATCGACCTCCGCCACGAGCGGGACGTGTTCGTCTACGGGGAGTTCGAGATGTGCCTGCCGGACCACGAACACGTCTTCGCGTTCACGCAGTCGCTGGAGGGCGAGCGCGTCCTCGTCGTGCTGAACTTCAGTGACGAGGCCCGGACGGTCGAGTTGGGCGAGACGGACGGACGACTGCTCGTCTCGAACTACGACGACCCCGCCACGGCCCTGCCGTCGCTCACGCTGGCGCCGTTCGAGGCCAGCGTCTTCGACGTGTCGGCCGATCGATAG
- a CDS encoding sodium:solute symporter family protein: MSAVALALMGAYLLVTLGIGVYGYRRTGTSPHEYFLAGGSLGRLVFPLTMFATLMSAFVFLGSAGFGYRHGLGWLALLGVEALAVVPLAVVGLRAFRLSRREGYVTPTEMLGDLLGSDAVKLLVVAVQFAWAIPYVAIQAMGGGIIFRTISGGSVSFTAGAAVVTVVTAVYLGLGGLRSVAWSDALQGLTVVVLLVAALVFVVPAVEPLALTRRVAAETDRFTQVGQAGLFTPRVWLSFLLMNTMAVVAYPQLFQRFFAATDERSFRALLAWWPVMVLLAAVVPTLLGVWGGTVLPGLETPDQVVPALLQAYTPSVVVGVVMGGALAAMMSTADSLVLTLSSLVTRDIYHDHVAGPASDDRTEVWVSRGVAVALLAGGFGLAHAATGRVPGVAAVGTIVDLSVYFIQGNALLLPVFLAALYWRGATAAGAVAAVVAGQGYFLGATFAGLPTFRFLPFVPALAVTVLALGVGSLLTDRTPTVRSEPDA; encoded by the coding sequence ATGAGTGCCGTCGCGCTCGCGCTGATGGGCGCTTACCTCCTCGTGACGCTGGGTATCGGCGTCTACGGCTACCGGCGGACGGGCACCTCGCCACACGAGTACTTCCTCGCCGGCGGCTCGCTCGGGCGGCTCGTCTTCCCGTTGACGATGTTCGCGACCCTGATGAGCGCCTTCGTGTTCCTCGGCAGCGCTGGCTTCGGCTACCGGCACGGGCTGGGGTGGCTGGCGCTGCTCGGTGTCGAGGCACTGGCGGTCGTCCCGCTGGCGGTGGTCGGCCTGCGGGCGTTCCGGCTCTCGCGTCGGGAGGGGTACGTCACGCCGACCGAGATGCTCGGTGATCTCCTCGGCAGCGACGCGGTGAAACTGCTCGTCGTCGCCGTCCAGTTCGCCTGGGCGATCCCCTACGTGGCGATCCAGGCGATGGGCGGGGGGATCATCTTCCGGACGATCTCCGGCGGCAGCGTCTCCTTTACTGCCGGCGCGGCGGTCGTTACCGTCGTCACCGCCGTCTACCTCGGCCTGGGCGGTCTCCGGAGTGTCGCCTGGTCGGACGCCCTCCAGGGCCTGACCGTCGTCGTCTTGCTCGTGGCGGCGCTCGTCTTCGTCGTCCCCGCAGTCGAACCCCTCGCGCTCACTCGACGGGTCGCCGCCGAGACCGACCGCTTCACACAGGTCGGACAGGCCGGTCTCTTCACCCCGCGGGTGTGGCTCTCCTTCCTGCTGATGAACACGATGGCGGTCGTCGCCTACCCGCAGTTGTTCCAGCGCTTCTTCGCGGCCACCGACGAGCGATCCTTCCGCGCGCTGCTGGCGTGGTGGCCCGTGATGGTGTTGCTCGCGGCAGTCGTCCCGACGCTGCTCGGCGTCTGGGGCGGGACAGTCCTCCCCGGGCTGGAGACGCCGGATCAGGTCGTCCCGGCGCTCCTGCAGGCGTACACGCCGTCGGTCGTCGTCGGCGTCGTCATGGGCGGGGCGCTCGCGGCGATGATGAGCACGGCCGACTCGCTCGTGTTGACGCTGTCCTCGCTCGTGACCCGCGACATCTATCACGACCACGTGGCCGGCCCCGCATCCGACGACCGGACAGAGGTGTGGGTGAGCCGTGGCGTCGCCGTCGCGTTGCTGGCCGGCGGGTTCGGCCTGGCTCACGCCGCGACCGGGCGCGTTCCCGGAGTCGCCGCCGTCGGGACAATCGTCGATCTCTCGGTGTACTTCATCCAGGGTAACGCCCTGCTGTTGCCGGTGTTCCTGGCGGCGCTGTACTGGCGGGGAGCGACGGCAGCGGGCGCCGTCGCCGCCGTCGTCGCCGGCCAGGGGTACTTCCTGGGGGCGACCTTCGCCGGCCTGCCGACCTTTCGTTTCCTCCCCTTCGTCCCCGCGCTGGCCGTGACGGTGCTGGCGCTGGGTGTCGGATCGCTACTGACCGACCGAACGCCGACTGTCCGCTCGGAGCCGGACGCATGA
- a CDS encoding metal-dependent hydrolase, whose translation MELTWYGHSTWHVTVDETDLLIDPFFDNPKTDTDPEELDPDYVLLTHGHADHIGDVDRYEGTTLVATPEVVGYCQDTYGEFDAVGGMGMNLGGTVEIGDAFVTMHRADHTNGLETGYGASGGMPAGFVISDTKPTQVSDEESTTFYHAGDTGLMTEMREVIGPYLEPDAAALPVGDHFTMGPMQAAIAVDWLDLDYAFPMHYDTFPPIEIETEDFVKEVKAAGSNTEVVVLEGDESFEL comes from the coding sequence ATGGAACTGACCTGGTACGGCCACTCGACCTGGCACGTGACGGTAGACGAGACGGACCTGCTCATCGATCCGTTCTTCGACAACCCCAAGACGGACACGGACCCCGAGGAACTGGACCCCGACTACGTCCTGTTGACACACGGGCACGCCGACCACATCGGCGACGTGGACCGTTACGAGGGGACCACGCTCGTCGCCACCCCGGAGGTCGTCGGCTACTGTCAGGACACCTACGGCGAGTTCGACGCCGTCGGCGGCATGGGGATGAACCTCGGCGGAACCGTCGAGATCGGTGACGCCTTCGTGACGATGCACCGGGCCGACCACACCAACGGCCTCGAAACCGGCTACGGGGCCAGTGGCGGGATGCCAGCCGGCTTCGTCATCTCGGACACGAAGCCCACACAGGTCAGCGACGAGGAGTCGACGACGTTCTACCACGCCGGTGACACCGGGCTGATGACCGAGATGCGCGAGGTCATCGGGCCGTACCTCGAACCCGACGCCGCCGCGCTCCCGGTCGGCGACCACTTCACCATGGGGCCGATGCAGGCCGCCATCGCCGTCGACTGGCTGGACCTCGACTACGCGTTCCCGATGCACTACGACACGTTCCCGCCCATCGAGATCGAGACGGAGGACTTCGTCAAGGAGGTCAAGGCGGCCGGCAGCAACACCGAAGTCGTCGTCCTGGAGGGCGACGAGAGCTTCGAGCTGTAA
- a CDS encoding aldo/keto reductase, whose amino-acid sequence MPDSEMQYTTLGSTGLEVSELCLGTMNFGSSEPWMMADAEESRALLRRALDLGINFIDTANAYSAGESEEIVGSVLDSYRRDEMVVATKVFFDMHDGPNGGGLSKKHVIDQCHASLDRLGVDYIDLYQIHRWDEDTPIEETLTALTHLVDEGYVRYIGASTMANWQFQKALYTADIEDYERFVCMQPEYNAVDRHEEANLLPVCESEDIGVIPWSPLGGGFLAGKYERGDEPTAGRATDDEYTADRFTEENWAVLDAIRAIAADHDVTPAQVSLAWLLEQPVVDAPIIGPRTVEHLEENVAAVDLSLSEVECARIEEPKHPQWPAKGKD is encoded by the coding sequence ATGCCGGATTCGGAGATGCAGTACACGACGCTCGGCTCGACAGGGCTGGAGGTGTCGGAACTCTGTCTGGGGACGATGAACTTCGGCAGTAGCGAGCCCTGGATGATGGCCGACGCCGAGGAGAGCCGGGCCTTGCTCCGGCGGGCGCTGGATCTGGGTATCAACTTTATCGATACGGCCAACGCGTACTCGGCCGGCGAGAGCGAGGAGATCGTCGGCTCGGTGCTCGACTCGTACCGCCGTGACGAGATGGTCGTCGCGACGAAGGTCTTTTTCGACATGCACGACGGGCCGAACGGCGGTGGCCTGTCGAAGAAACACGTCATCGATCAGTGTCACGCCAGCCTGGACCGACTCGGCGTCGACTATATCGATCTCTATCAGATCCACCGCTGGGACGAGGACACCCCCATCGAAGAGACCCTGACGGCGCTCACACATCTCGTCGACGAGGGGTACGTCCGCTACATCGGCGCCAGTACGATGGCTAACTGGCAGTTCCAGAAGGCCCTGTACACCGCGGACATCGAGGACTACGAGCGGTTCGTCTGTATGCAGCCCGAGTACAACGCCGTCGACCGACACGAGGAGGCGAACCTGTTGCCGGTCTGTGAGAGCGAGGACATCGGCGTGATCCCCTGGTCGCCACTCGGCGGCGGGTTCCTGGCCGGCAAGTACGAACGCGGCGACGAGCCGACAGCGGGGCGTGCGACCGACGACGAGTACACCGCCGACCGGTTCACAGAGGAGAACTGGGCGGTGCTCGACGCGATACGGGCGATCGCGGCGGACCACGACGTGACGCCCGCACAGGTGAGTCTCGCCTGGCTGCTCGAACAGCCGGTCGTCGACGCGCCGATCATCGGACCGCGGACGGTCGAGCATTTAGAAGAGAACGTCGCTGCGGTCGACCTGTCGCTGAGCGAGGTGGAGTGTGCCCGGATCGAGGAACCGAAACACCCACAGTGGCCCGCGAAAGGTAAAGATTGA
- the gfcR gene encoding transcriptional regulator GfcR encodes MKNTDDLIASAADLAERGLSKGEIADELNVSRETASWLVERSGTGAQPSEAPSGGPHDIHVDWSALGRDSSRLYHAGAAMADLASKQGQDVDLTIGIEKAGAPLATTVAHELDTDLGTYAPTKHQWDDDDSETADGSFSRNFAEIRNRDCYIVDDTITSGKTMSETINAIRQQGGNPVACVVLADKRGVEDIQGVPVYSLLQVIRVGSEDGDE; translated from the coding sequence ATGAAGAACACGGACGACCTGATCGCGAGCGCGGCCGACCTCGCGGAGCGGGGCCTCTCGAAGGGGGAGATCGCAGACGAACTCAACGTCTCGCGCGAGACAGCGAGCTGGCTGGTCGAGCGCAGTGGAACGGGGGCACAGCCGTCGGAAGCGCCCTCGGGCGGCCCACACGACATCCACGTCGACTGGTCCGCGCTGGGACGGGACTCCTCGCGGCTCTACCACGCCGGTGCCGCCATGGCGGACCTCGCGTCCAAACAGGGCCAGGATGTCGACCTGACCATCGGCATCGAGAAGGCCGGCGCACCCCTCGCGACAACCGTCGCCCACGAACTCGACACGGACCTGGGAACGTACGCGCCGACCAAACACCAGTGGGACGACGACGACAGCGAGACGGCGGACGGCTCGTTCTCGCGGAACTTCGCCGAGATCCGCAACCGGGACTGCTACATCGTCGACGACACGATCACGAGCGGGAAGACGATGTCCGAGACGATCAACGCCATCCGCCAGCAGGGCGGCAACCCGGTCGCCTGTGTCGTCCTGGCCGACAAGCGTGGGGTCGAGGACATCCAGGGTGTCCCGGTCTACTCCCTGTTGCAGGTCATCCGCGTCGGCAGCGAGGACGGGGACGAGTAA